Proteins encoded by one window of Candidatus Aminicenantes bacterium:
- a CDS encoding cytochrome c nitrite reductase small subunit has product MAMNIRADAGKFWRRFSLPQKTAMLFSCGLACGLFLYFNVYANTPYYLSAESRMCVQCHVMESQYATWNHSAHRQYAQCGDCHLPHHNPVAKYAIKARDGMKDLTLFMLRMEANIPHSTASTKEIIRGNCLRCHEKAMTDVDPGTHIDGSERLCWNCHRDVPHGRTRGLASVNQPGAQLITKPVPAWLKVKLTQTE; this is encoded by the coding sequence ATGGCCATGAACATCCGCGCTGACGCCGGGAAATTCTGGAGGCGGTTTTCGCTACCGCAGAAAACCGCCATGCTGTTTTCCTGCGGATTGGCTTGCGGCTTGTTTCTCTATTTCAACGTGTACGCAAACACCCCCTACTACCTGTCGGCTGAATCACGCATGTGTGTGCAATGCCACGTGATGGAAAGCCAGTACGCCACCTGGAACCACAGCGCCCACCGCCAGTACGCCCAATGCGGGGACTGCCACCTGCCCCACCACAACCCGGTTGCCAAGTACGCGATCAAGGCCCGCGACGGCATGAAAGACCTGACCCTGTTCATGCTGAGGATGGAAGCAAACATCCCCCACTCCACGGCTTCCACCAAGGAAATCATCCGCGGAAACTGCCTGCGCTGCCACGAAAAAGCCATGACTGACGTGGATCCGGGAACCCATATCGACGGCAGCGAGCGGCTGTGCTGGAATTGCCACCGCGATGTGCCCCATGGTCGCACCCGCGGACTGGCATCCGTGAACCAGCCGGGCGCGCAACTAATAACAAAGCCGGTTCCGGCCTGGCTGAAAGTAAAATTGACGCAAACGGAGTGA